In Gloeocapsa sp. DLM2.Bin57, the genomic window CATATTCAAATAAAGTCTCAATAAAGGATTTTATATTAAATAAAGGTGTTCTTAACTCGTGGGAAACATTACTAATAAATTGACTTTTTGCTTCGTTGAGTTCTACTTCTTTAGTAATATCTTGCACCGTCATTGCTACCCCTTTAGTAACTTCCCGATATTGATCTAAAACTTGGGTTAATAACACTCGTAAACTTCTTTTATGAGGATGATTCAGGGTAATGCGAAACTCGCCACTCGTAGGGGTAACTGTTGCTATATCTGTCGCTTCTGGTTGGGTATGAGTGATGGTGTCAGAGGCTATTTTATCTAAGGTATCTTGTAACTGATTGGTTAATTCTTCAGGAAGAAAGTTGATGACGTTTTTACCAATTAAATTCAGATTATCCCAACCAAAAATTTGTCTAGCTGTATCATTGACTAAAATCATATTGAGATTAGTATCGATTAAAACAGCTCCATCGGCGATCGTCCCTACTAAGGTTTCTAATTTAGCTTTTTCTGCGGTTAATTCTTCGATATTTTGTTCTTCGTAACTCTCTAATTTCTCCGCCATTTCGTTAAAACTAATGATTAATTCTCCTAATTCCCCTCCCAGGGGTAGATTAATCCTTTGTTTGAAATTACCCGCGGTAATATTTTTAACCCCTACTAATAACTCTTTAATAGGTTTGGTAATGGTTAAAGCGTTGAAAACAGCACCCAAAATAACCATAGCCCAAATGGAAATAAATACAGCAATAGTTACATCTCGGGTTAAATTAGAAGAGATAACCATTTTGGGATTAGGATTAATACCAATAGCTAACACCCCTAAGTATCTTCCTTCGTGATTTAAGGGGACAAAAACATCAGTAATTTGACCATTAGGGGTTAAATGTTGACGCACTAAGGGAAAATCGGAATGTTCCTCGTAATTAGGGGGTAATTGAATTCTTCTTTCGATTCTTAATGAATTCCTGACTTCTTGATCAGAAAAAGGAATACCATAGAAAATCCTCCCCTGTTGATCAGCGTAGAGAATGTAACGCACACTAGATGTACTTCCAAAAAAGCGACTGGAAAATCTCGCTACCTCTGTTAAGTTGTCTTCTGCAATCAAAGGGGCTACATTGGCTGAGAGTAATAACCCCAAATCTCTCCCAAAACGAGTATCATTGAGACGAGCGTCTTGTTGAATACTATTAACAGCCCAAAAGGTCAATCCACTCATAACTAGAGAGACAACGAGTGTTGCAGCCGCCATGAGTTTAGTCTGAAGGGTAAATTCAGACCACCAACGTCTGATAATTTCTTGTACGTTTTGTAGTAAATCTAACAAGGTTGATTAAAGTCAAGTTTAGTTAAATTTGTCTTCATATATTATTAATTATAATATCATCAAATTAGGGGAAAATATATCTTAACTTCTTAGTAATGCTTTATTTAAAGAATATATCTTATCATCCTGTGGCTAGTCCTACTCCTATTCTGAACAATGTCAGTCTAGAATTAGCCCCCCAACAACTAGGCTTGATTGTCGGTGCTAGTGGTTCGGGTAAAACCACACTTTTAGAAATACTAGCGGGTTTGGCTACTAAGAGTAAAGGTCAAATTTTCTGGCGCACTCAAGAGTTAAACTCAACTGAGTTGCAACAACTTAGCGGTATTGTTTTTCAATTTCCTGAACGTCATTTCTGTGGTAGCACTATCTTTGAAGAATTGCGTCTAGGTCATCCTGAAATACGTAGAGAACAAATCGCTCAAGTACTTACAGAGGTCAGTCTGGATCATCTCTCTTGGGAAACTTCCCCCCATTCTCTCAGTGGTGGACAACAACGACGTCTCTCTTTAGCTGTACAATTGATTCGTCAACCCAATATTCTCTTACTCGATGAGCCTACAGCGGGTTTAGATTGGTCAATGCGACGACAGTTGACTAAGTTGTTGGCTAAGTTAAAACAACATTGGACTCTATTAGTAGTTAGTCATGATGTTAATGATTTTTTGGCGATCGCTGATCAATGTTGGGAAATTAAACAAGGCGTGTTAACTCAAGTTTCAATAGTAACTAATGGATAAATTACCTGAACTCGATTTAATTTGGGAGCAAACTTTGGGTTGGTTACCTACTCCCTATCAAAAACAAAAGTTTCAACAACTTTATGAAGGGATTTTAGAGGGTAATCGTCAATTTAATTTGACACGAATTACTAGTCCTCGGGATTTCTGGGAAAAACACCTCTGGGATTCTTTAGCAGGGGTAATCTCTCCTTCTTTCCCAACTGTTCAACCTTTACAAGTTATCGATATTGGTACAGGTGCAGGTTTTCCTGGTATCCCTATCGCCATCGCTTTTCCCGATTGGCAAGTTGCTTTACTCGATTCTACCCGCAAAAAAGTTAATTTCCTGAATAACCTCTCTCAACATTTGAGTTTAACTAATGTAACGGCGATCGCCTCTCGCGCTGAAGAGTTAGCCAAAGACAAACAATATCAAAATTTTTATGATTTGGCTTTAATCAGGGCTGTAGGCTCAGCTACTGTCTGTACAGAATATACTTTACCTCTACTTAAAACTGGAGGTCAAGCTATTCTTTATCGCGGTTTTTGGTCCGAAGAGGAAAATAATGAATTACTCAAAACTTTAACTAGTTTATCTGGTAAAATCGAAACAATACAAGAATTAACAACACCTTTGAGTCAGAGTACTCGTCATTATCTTTGGTTGCGTAAACTCTGAATTTTCAAAACTTTTGTTAATTTTTGTTTCAAAAGCTAATACATTGTGTTAGCTTAATTGTTAAAAGATATATAGAATCGGTTGCAGTGTTTGTTTTATTTATTCCCACAGGCTTGTTTCCGACCTCTAGAATCTTGACGGTTATTTTTTAGAGTTTGGAGACTGAATATGTCAATCTACGTTGGAAACTTATCCTATGACGTCACTCAGGAAGATCTTAAAGACGTCTTTCAAGATTATGGTACAGTAAAAAGAGTCTATTTACCTACAGATCCTGAAACTGGTAAAATGCGAGGTTTTGGTTTTGTAGAAATGGAAACTGACGAAGAAGAAGAAAAAGCTATTGAAACCCTTGATGGGGCAGAATGGATGGGTAGAGAAATGAGGGTTAATAAGGCTAAACCTCGGGAAAATCGCAGTAATAGTGGTGAAAGTCGTCGCAATAGCCGTCGTCCTTCTTTTGAATAAATTAAGTTGGGGACTAAAGCGCCCCAATTTAACTATGGATGCTCGTAAAGTTGTCAGACTGAAGGAAGCGGGTTAGGAAGTGGGAACAATTATCCATAAACTCTCCCACGCCATTGGCGAGGAATTTGACGAGCAGAGAGAAAAATTCGCCACCAAGCTAAGCAATCAGCTAGAGGAGAGAGCCAAAACCACCAAGAAAGATTAG contains:
- the rsmG gene encoding 16S rRNA (guanine(527)-N(7))-methyltransferase RsmG, with protein sequence MDKLPELDLIWEQTLGWLPTPYQKQKFQQLYEGILEGNRQFNLTRITSPRDFWEKHLWDSLAGVISPSFPTVQPLQVIDIGTGAGFPGIPIAIAFPDWQVALLDSTRKKVNFLNNLSQHLSLTNVTAIASRAEELAKDKQYQNFYDLALIRAVGSATVCTEYTLPLLKTGGQAILYRGFWSEEENNELLKTLTSLSGKIETIQELTTPLSQSTRHYLWLRKL
- a CDS encoding PAS domain S-box protein, which gives rise to MAAATLVVSLVMSGLTFWAVNSIQQDARLNDTRFGRDLGLLLSANVAPLIAEDNLTEVARFSSRFFGSTSSVRYILYADQQGRIFYGIPFSDQEVRNSLRIERRIQLPPNYEEHSDFPLVRQHLTPNGQITDVFVPLNHEGRYLGVLAIGINPNPKMVISSNLTRDVTIAVFISIWAMVILGAVFNALTITKPIKELLVGVKNITAGNFKQRINLPLGGELGELIISFNEMAEKLESYEEQNIEELTAEKAKLETLVGTIADGAVLIDTNLNMILVNDTARQIFGWDNLNLIGKNVINFLPEELTNQLQDTLDKIASDTITHTQPEATDIATVTPTSGEFRITLNHPHKRSLRVLLTQVLDQYREVTKGVAMTVQDITKEVELNEAKSQFISNVSHELRTPLFNIKSFIETLFEYGEDLTENQRREFLETANHETDRLSRLVNDVLDLSRLESSKIYQFDAIDLGQLIEQTLRTYQLNAKDKGINLTQEIEPQLLCVWGNYDLLLQVLTNLVGNALKFTKSGGQVTIRAYRVQTVEKPLVRVEVSDTGIGIDQEDQEAIFDRFFRVENRVHTLEGTGLGLSIVRNIIDKHNTTIHLISEVGVGTTFWFDLVGYQQYTTVKTEVEECTEAKI
- a CDS encoding ABC transporter ATP-binding protein, with protein sequence MLYLKNISYHPVASPTPILNNVSLELAPQQLGLIVGASGSGKTTLLEILAGLATKSKGQIFWRTQELNSTELQQLSGIVFQFPERHFCGSTIFEELRLGHPEIRREQIAQVLTEVSLDHLSWETSPHSLSGGQQRRLSLAVQLIRQPNILLLDEPTAGLDWSMRRQLTKLLAKLKQHWTLLVVSHDVNDFLAIADQCWEIKQGVLTQVSIVTNG
- a CDS encoding RNA-binding protein, which codes for MSIYVGNLSYDVTQEDLKDVFQDYGTVKRVYLPTDPETGKMRGFGFVEMETDEEEEKAIETLDGAEWMGREMRVNKAKPRENRSNSGESRRNSRRPSFE